ATAACACCTCTGAATCAATAAAAGATACACGTGTGTGGCCAACCACTAGCACCACCGACAACAACCATCAACACCACCCGCCAACCATCAAATAAATTTCATTCAACATAAAATAGTCCAGAGAGGTAAAATAGTTATTTTGCATAGTTATTCAGAGCTTTAGCTAAACAACACTTACTAGTTCAGAGCCTCTTAAGTCTTACCCGGTTATACCTTTTACTCGTTCAACACTTATTAGTTTAGAGGTCAATTGCCAAACAACCTTAAAATTAACTATTTAACTTAGCTGTTAAGATTGCTTTCATGCCATAATACTACCAAAAGAATCGTATTTAAAACAATTAAAGAGAGGTTGTTCTCTCTATTCTTTATATTTAAGTAGGGCTCCATCTTATTTTCTTTCACTCGTTTTCTTCATTATTATTAACATGCTCCACCGATTACCACCGCCTCATGGACAAAGGAAACGTTGGGGACCTCTTAGAAAAACGTTTGGGTGCTGGATCTAACTAAAAAAAGTAACATATGTTACATTAATTTAGTTTGTGGGACCCCTGAAGATATGCCAATCAATGGCCGAGGACGGTCATGAACTGTAGAAAGGGCTAACTGATGATACATTTTAAatacctttttttttatttttaaaaatcctACAAATTTTAATGTTCATTTTATATGATTTTAACTATCATCATTTTGTTTTCTCTTATTATATAACTCGTAAATTCAAATACATGGTTTTTGCACGCTATAGGGAAATTGAAAGATCCCATAGTTCTTTTTCTAGTAGTTCTACTAGGAAAATTACAATCAAAAGAGTTACGAATCAGACTGTTTGATTCTTTATCATCAAGCGGACATGCCTTCCAATTGCAACCGGCAAATTTAGAAGGCCCTTGTAAAAGGGATGAGTAATTAGGAAATTTCAAGAACATAAAAGGAAGATCATGTGCATAAGTTCAAAGCTTTTAGTATAAGACATAAGAAAAAGGATCAAACTTTACAATTAAAGAGGATGAGAGAAATCAAGATAAAATGTTCATGCTTTCATCTAAAAAAGAATAAATGACATATCAAAGACAATATCAAGATAAAATGTTCATGCTTTCATCTAAAAAAGAATAAATGACATATCAAAGACATTATGGCAATGTATGAATAAGCTTATTTTCCCTCtttataacttattgacttttttGAAAAGGAATATTTGTGGAATGATATTTAGATAATAAGGTGATAAATAGTTTTTTTAGTCattgaaaaaaaaagagaaataaAAAGTCACTTGTGACTTTTCCAAAAAGAAGATAAGAAGGTTAAAAAGTCAATAAGGAGAAATGAAAAAACTTATTCAAACATGCCCTATTTTGATAGTGGTTGTAGCAACCATATGACAAATGACCAGATTATTTACAACATTGGATACTGATGGGTACACACGTACTTCCTGTTTTGTATTAGTTATTTACTACATGTATTAGTTATGTTATAAAATATACTAGTTCTTTTTTAATTCGCGTATTGCGGTGGAACCGagtaaatgataatgtaaaacaaacgtgatttgaaaattaataaagcatgttgtttagaaagccaaaccattagaacggtttagtttatcattgTAGCGTTTTATGATatcaaataaatattttattttgagtacaacttcgtttttaacaaaacttataacgtaATGTCGAGAGAAAAATCAAACACAACtgcgtacttaagtttttagaaaaaagttataaacgtaaattattaaagaagtatcaactTATTTGATAAATTAATGTTTATCATTGTAGCGTTTTATgatataaatactttattttgagtacaacttcgtttttaacaaaatttataatGGAATCTCGAGAGaaaaatcaaacacaactacatacttaagtttttataaaaaagttataaacataagttattaaaaaagtatcaaattatttgataaattaatatatgttctaaaaaagaaTTATTAGAAAATGGTacaggaaatatatggttttaaaaaaataaaaaatataaaaatatgttattaaaagtaaatataataataaactattataatatagtaaataaaaataaaaaaaaactatatattattttaaaaataaaattattattcATCATTCTTTGttaactatatatataataataataataataataataataataataataataataataataataataataataataataataacaataattgcTTTGATGTATATTTATATGTTGTAGGTTACATGAAAATTTGACGATTAAAAAAACAATTACGCCAATATGAAGAGAAAAAAAATACTACATGTATTGGTGTGTTATAAAATATATTGCTTTGAtgtatatttatattttgaaggtTGCGGAGAAAATGAGacgatttaaaaaaataattacacCAATATGAAGAGATAAAAATTATCACGGGTGGAAGATAAAAACGATCTAAACAAGGAGCCTTTTCCTTTACCGGTCGGGAAGAAACTATTTAccattttagtattttttttaaaattatttatcaaaatagTGTTTTAATTTACTTTTTACACAATTTTTTATTGAAAGAAAACAAAAAAGGGCATACTTCTCCCCTAATGCTCTGCTCCTGTTGCTAAACTAAATCACCATCCCGTTGAATTGACATAGCCAATTTACCAATCTAATCTACTTCGAACGTGAAACATATATTTCATCTCCACGATTGATTGAAACAATAGTTTACTAAAACCAATTGAATAGTTTGTATGTTTGCGACATGGCTATTTAGTATCTAGTATTCAACAGCGATTTGTTTGCATGGATATTTTCTCTTTTTTTAATCAATGgacattttatttttttaattcacaACTGTTTGATTTTTTAACGAAATGCCTCTACTTTTTacattcatatttttttttactgTTATGTTGAATTATCATTTCATATAAAAACTTTAAGGACAACTACATCAAAATAACTGGTAagcgggcaacaagctgcgccgctacccctttaaggacaatcattttatattttttgacTTTGAATAGAATGTCACAAAGTTTGAAATGTAACAAAACGTCAAATAATGATCAGTAAGCGGGTCGATTTTTTGAACATGTTTTCTTTTAATTTGTTTGACATTGAGATCAATAATGACTCGACTTTAATTGACATATTTTTGTTGGGGTTGGCTAAATGCACCCCTCTTTTTACTAAATACACCCCCCTTTccataaaaaatattttaaaacttttcaaatttgaccctTTAAAAATCCATGACTCACAATTAGAAGAGGTTACACCAACCAAAAGATTTATTAAGATTGAGAGAATTACCTTGAAGGCGTGACGTGGTTTGCAACCCATCAACTGCAAAGTGTTGTGAAGATATATTGAAAATAAAGTATTAAAATTCCAtgactattattttttataacatAAATCCAtgacttttattttttataacatCGAGATTCAAAATTGTTTGACTTTTTTTTAGATATATTGAACAAGATGTACACAATTAGAAGAGCTTACACCAATCGATATACACCAACCAATTGAAAACCACAATTTTTAGATATATTGAAAATAAAGTCTTAAAAATCCATGACTCGCATTTTTTTATAACATCTAGATATACACCAACCGATTCAGTTCGTAAATGATCTATAACCAACTGAAATGTTCAAACTCGATTCAAAATAAACCGAATATCAAAGAAAATCAACTCAATTTCATCGAAACATAATCAAATCAATCCAAACATGCATCTACAAGGTTCTTATCCATAAGTAACAAATGAAGTTCAAAAAAAATTGCAATTAAAGTTTAACCAACATATTGTATACTTCGGTCTGGATTAGGGTTCATTAGCTCCCTATACCTGTTTATGCGAGATCTGTACATAACTTCCCAATCTGCTGCGACGTCACTGCGGTTCATACTCCAAAGATTGTTGGGTAGAGGCATCGGATAGTCACCTTCTAATTTAACATGGATGAAATGGTTTGTATAAACATGAACAAGCGATACCACTTGATGAGGGCTACGGACTTGGTTGGGACCGAGCAATAGATGGAAGAAAGTTTGATTCCCGCCGATGCTTAAAAGGTGAACAATCACATAAAATCTATTAGCAATGAGGAGTCCAGTGTGGGGCATTTCCATCCAATGATCACCGGTTGCATATCCCATTCCTTGATGATCTATGTTGCGACGTAGACGGTTATACTCTCCGGGGACGACCATGTCAAAAATTTGCCTCCAAATTTTTTGGTGAGCGTCCATCTCGTGTACAAGTTCACTTCGAATAAAACCCCAAAAGTTTTCATCCAGCTCCAAGCCCACAGCTACAGACCGAAACCCACAGTTACCATCGGGATCGACATTTTTTATTAGATCGCGTGCGGTGTTTTGAACCCATTCCATCATCTCTTCACGAGATTTGAACTCCTAAAAATAAACTAATATTAGATCTGGGACATGACTACAGACATTATCAATACAAGCTTATAATCATAGCTTCATCCTTCAAATAAAAATTATACCTGATCGGTAGAAAATACAGACATCTTTTTGTATACTCTTGATGTCGAACTGTGATAAACCGTCATAACTAATATCAGAGGCATAAACTCGAAAACAATTATTAACATAtacaataatataatatataagaTAATATATTAATTGATATATactttattttataaatattttaggATGATATGTTACAAACATATGATTTCCACAAAAACTAATAATTGTCGTATAATATTTGGGAGGCACTGTAGAAGGAATATAATATATTAACAAACAGTGAATATATAATATGTATAACTCTTGAAGTCTTCATGCGCAAACCGAAAAATATAATATGTATAACTCTTGAAGTCTCCATGCACAAATCGAAAAATATTATAAAGGCTTTCTTTTTTGTAAATCCACTACAGACATGTAAGTTTGAATcgaaaaaaaaatgtaaatccACTACAGACATGATTTTTGGTAAAGTTTGaatcgaaaaaaaaaataataagaacTATATTAATGAGAAAGATGAATACATACCAAGAACGCTCAATTAATTAGATTTTTGATGAAAATCAAAGTTGTACTAAATCGTTTTTCAAGGTCTCTCTTAATCTCCTTCTTTCAATCACCAGGAATTTTGTTATGAAGCCATTCTAATGTAAAAGAAAAACTCGTTTAGGTAAGTATTCAAATTATGGGAAGTGGATAAACCCTATAAAAAATAGGGATAGTTTCTTatgtaattttaaaaaaatagaaaacacAAGGGTTCATTGTTTTTATTTACAAACTTCAGGGGAGAGGTGTAGCCagtaaaaaattgaaaaagagggGTACATTTAGCAGCACCCATTTTTGTTTGTATATGACATCTTTAATGTTCGATTATCTTTGTTTTGCTTCATATTTCATTGTTCAAATTTATTTGAGATGATTCATATTTTCTTTATTTGGGATGATTTATATTTTCTCTATTTGACATTTGTTGATCGATCGAGAAAAAAATGAAATACAATAAGTTgttaagaaaataaaataaaataaagataaaGAACACTTGGTTGATGAAAAGTGAAATATAATGTGTTGgtaagaaaacaaaacaatgatAAAAAACAGTCAATGCGTTGATgggaaaaaataaaataaaattaaataaaaagtataaaatttGAACTAACTGAGACGCAGAAGGGAATAtgctttttttaaatttttttatttcaataaaagaaatgtGACAATGAAAAGGTTAATAAAAAGTAATGAAAACActattttgttaaataatttttaaaaaacactaaaatgttaaatagttttttttttcaaacactaCTATAGAAAAAAAAACTCTTTAAGCAAGTGTGGATGAAGAAATTGGTTAAATCAAAGTTGCTTAAATTACAACATACAAAAATGCCATTAGACTGGAGGGTATGGGGGTCAACCCTGCCCCGACGCCGGACCCCCACACCACCCCTCTAAAGCTTGTCCCGGCTTCACCGTCGCCCAGAAGACAAGCTCGACGTGcctctttctctctcctctctctatgttctctctcccctctctctctctctcttaaaatcaaatcagttaattttttttaattgtttttacaaaatagTGTGGGGCCTCATCCTCCATCCCATTGGTCCATCCCTTTTAGGCCCATCTTCACTCTCGATAACGTGGCGTCCTACGTGACGGCCCATCCTCATAGGGATGACCCTCTCCATACCCTCCAGTCTTATGGGTTGGGCCATCAAAACAAAAAgaataaggctatagggtgtgaaGAGCATGGTTGGGTCATTAATTGACATGTAGGACCATTAATGGATTGCTATACCATCCCCTTGTCTCATGCACCATGAttcccatggattaaaccatggcaaccatggtcctcctttccttATTTAATATTTCCTTTCcttttcataaaaataaataaaataagttAATAGTGGTTTAaatcatgaccacacccttagggtagtggttttggatgatggattagaagTGGGTGACATGACGCTGATATGGAGGGTCATGGTGATCataagggtcatgaccacaccctatagcctaaggaAAGAGGGTAATCGACGGAAACAAAGGCACAAATTATGAGTCTGGTTTTATTTGTCTACAAATATTGCAAATTATGACACTACAAACCTTAAACATGGAGATTAATGGCGTGACAACGATAGTTTCTTTCGTATTTATGTCTGAGTAGTTCCTTTCTCGTTATCAGTGACACAGGCTGTCACACCCGAGAGTATGGTTTGATTATTTTTATTGAAAGGCTTTAATTTCTATATGTTTGTTTCAAAAGTTaaacaattagtaaaattaatATATGAATTTTGTTTGGTCCTGATTTTGCTAGTAATCTTTGTGTTAATTGAATTGTGAATTATT
The sequence above is drawn from the Helianthus annuus cultivar XRQ/B chromosome 12, HanXRQr2.0-SUNRISE, whole genome shotgun sequence genome and encodes:
- the LOC110901593 gene encoding uncharacterized protein LOC110901593 — translated: MVDARYKDTQVDVRDIKEHLFKLIGSTPTPIFEKDDDDAKMGEKDSLRKLPPDSKAKPKPKVQQQPESAEQKSSKKASKAGKEKGIDEILNKKAEEIALENVIKVMTVYHSSTSRVYKKMSVFSTDQEFKSREEMMEWVQNTARDLIKNVDPDGNCGFRSVAVGLELDENFWGFIRSELVHEMDAHQKIWRQIFDMVVPGEYNRLRRNIDHQGMGYATGDHWMEMPHTGLLIANRFYVIVHLLSIGGNQTFFHLLLGPNQVRSPHQVVSLVHVYTNHFIHVKLEGDYPMPLPNNLWSMNRSDVAADWEVMYRSRINRYRELMNPNPDRSIQYVG